In the genome of Acaryochloris thomasi RCC1774, the window ATCAGAAGAAGCCCTCCACCACTGGTAAGGCTACCTCCATTGAAATCAGCCATGATCTCGCGGTTGTCTAGCTTGCCAAAAAGGTGTAGCTGCGAAGAACACTCAGTTGGGATTAAAGGCATGAGATCAAGTTGCTAGATGTTATGTCTTCACTGCATTCTCGCTGTTTTTGATTCACCTTTTCAATCGGATTTATCTATCCAGGCTTACCTTAATTCAATTGCTTTTCACGATAGAGTGGTGTTGGGATGTTCTCTCACTGATGTTGCCTAATCACCAACGAAAAGCAGAAGAAGATACTTTGCTATCCCTAAAATTTAGTCGTCTCAAGAAGTAGTATTCATCATGCTGATTCCAGATCTTATGCTTGCCTTTCAAGAAGGGCATAAGCTTGCTCTTGATACTGAAGAAGTTGTTTTTTCTCCTTTTTTTGTTGGCGATCTGGTCGTCGTCTCAGGAGAAATAATGGCAGCAGATCCCCTAGTACGATTTGCTGAAGCCCCCTTTGAATTATCAGTAGAGCCAGGGCATTACCCAGTTACATTAAGTCTTGCTAATTTCTGCAGTCGTTCATATAAGGAGGAGCGCGTTGCTTATGCAATGTTAACTATTCAGGAAACTTATCCAGTTAAATGGGAAATTGCAAAATGTAGTCGCTTAGTTGACGGTGTCCCCATCAGTCATAAAGATGAGGGTTATGCTGTTGACTCAGCTACTGGAAGTTTTATGGATACTGAGGTTGAGCAGATTTTACTGGACAAAGAACTAATTCAACCAGAGGAAGAGACTCCTTGGTATAAACTCATAGAACTACTAGAAGAGAATTGGAAAAGATCTCCAGCAAGTTGGGCAAATCTTTGTGTAGATGAAGACCACCAAGGGAATGTAATAGCATTTACTTCGGGCTGGGGAGATGGTAGCTAT includes:
- a CDS encoding DUF4241 domain-containing protein; translation: MLIPDLMLAFQEGHKLALDTEEVVFSPFFVGDLVVVSGEIMAADPLVRFAEAPFELSVEPGHYPVTLSLANFCSRSYKEERVAYAMLTIQETYPVKWEIAKCSRLVDGVPISHKDEGYAVDSATGSFMDTEVEQILLDKELIQPEEETPWYKLIELLEENWKRSPASWANLCVDEDHQGNVIAFTSGWGDGSYTSYFGYSVDGEVSRIVTDFCVF